From a single Anaerotignum faecicola genomic region:
- a CDS encoding L-lactate dehydrogenase, which yields RNEHSIMPISVYLDGLYGLHDICLSIPTVVGQEGAEKVLDIPLDLMEMGKLVYSAEELKKIIGELEL from the coding sequence TCCGGAATGAACATTCCATCATGCCGATATCGGTTTACTTAGACGGGCTTTATGGACTTCACGATATTTGCTTAAGTATTCCGACGGTAGTCGGCCAGGAAGGAGCGGAAAAGGTGCTGGATATTCCGCTGGACTTAATGGAGATGGGAAAACTGGTGTATTCGGCAGAAGAGTTAAAGAAGATTATTGGAGAATTGGAGCTGTAG